In Citrus sinensis cultivar Valencia sweet orange chromosome 2, DVS_A1.0, whole genome shotgun sequence, a single genomic region encodes these proteins:
- the LOC102615274 gene encoding U-box domain-containing protein 8 has product MATQFPDDFKCPISLEIMSDPVILSSGHTFDRASIQRWLDSGHRTCPITKLPLPDQPSLIPNHALRSLISNFTRTPLPKPQLEHANPNPQTLISVLTSKSSPLESKLESLTQLTKLSKRDSASRRKLTESGAVSAVLNCLKIHSDGFTLQEKALSLLLNLSLDDDNKVGLVAEGAVSRVVAALRFGSPDCRAIAATIITSLAVVEVNKATIGDYPYAINALVSLLQNGKLIREKKEAATALYALTSFPENRKRVVSCGAVPILMRLADAGLERAVEVLSILVKCKEGREEMMRVSGCVGVFVKMLKTGSSRAVQCSLFTLSCLCCCSQEICGDSRKEGVLDICMGLLEDDNEKVRRNANNLIQTLSGNPSMQ; this is encoded by the coding sequence ATGGCGACTCAGTTCCCGGACGATTTCAAGTGTCCGATTTCTCTAGAAATAATGTCCGACCCGGTCATACTCTCCTCTGGCCACACCTTTGACCGAGCGTCAATCCAACGGTGGCTGGACTCCGGTCACCGTACTTGTCCAATTACTAAACTACCCCTCCCTGACCAACCCTCTCTTATCCCCAACCACGCTCTGAGATCtttaatttccaattttaCCCGCACCCCATTACCGAAACCACAGCTCGAACACGCAAACCCGAACCCACAAACCCTAATCTCCGTGCTCACATCAAAATCTTCCCCTCTCGAGTCCAAACTCGAGTCGCTCACTCAACTCACTAAGCTATCCAAACGCGACTCGGCTTCCCGGAGAAAACTCACTGAATCCGGCGCCGTGTCGGCCGTTTTAAACTGTCTCAAGATCCACTCGGACGGTTTTACCCTACAAGAAAAAGCGCTCTCTTTGCTGCTCAATTTATCCCTTGACGACGATAACAAAGTGGGTCTGGTTGCTGAAGGGGCAGTAAGCCGGGTCGTGGCGGCGTTACGGTTCGGGTCTCCTGATTGCCGGGCTATAGCAGCGACGATAATAACGAGTTTAGCTGTAGTGGAAGTGAACAAAGCAACCATCGGGGATTATCCATATGCGATTAACGCTTTGGTATCCCTATTACAGAACGGGAAGTTGAtcagagagaaaaaagaagctgCAACAGCTTTATACGCTTTAACGTCGTTTCCTGAGAACAGGAAGCGGGTAGTGTCTTGCGGAGCGGTGCCAATACTGATGAGACTAGCGGATGCTGGGCTGGAGAGGGCAGTGGAGGTGTTGAGTATTTTAGTGAAATGCAAGGAAGGAAGAGAGGAGATGATGAGAGTAAGTGGGTGTGTGGGAGTGTTTGTCAAAATGTTGAAGACGGGGAGTTCAAGAGCGGTTCAGTGTTCACTTTTTACTTTGAGTTGTTTGTGTTGTTGTAGTCAGGAAATTTGTGGGGATTCAAGAAAAGAAGGGGTTTTGGATATTTGTATGGGGTTGTTGGAGGATGACAATGAGAAGGTTAGGAGAAATGCCAATAATTTGATTCAGACTCTAAGTGGAAATCCATCTATGCAGTGA
- the LOC102627899 gene encoding G-type lectin S-receptor-like serine/threonine-protein kinase At1g11410: MNPAKLLLNTLLFFQVSQISTSIDTISLSQPIKDSDVIVSSRKIYALGFFSPGNSVKRYVGIWYNQISEQTLVWVANRDNPINGTFGVLSVNIKGNLVLYESNQSTVPVWQANISDASTGNSVAQLLDSGNLVLVRNDTGETLWQSFDHPTDTVLPNMKFGWDKRTGLNRYLTAWKSPDDPGSGNFSLTLDRAGFPQPLLYKGDVKLWRAGPWTGQRFSGTPEMTRTFIFNITYIDNQDEVYLCDGLNDLSTIARMILNETGFLQRFTWNNRDRRWIGYWTAPAERCDYYGYCGPNSNCNLNLTNGFECTCLPGFEPKYPKEWFLRDGSGACKRKPGTSTCQKGEGFIKLERVKLPDTSVAVNVDMNLGLKACEEKCLSNCSCVAYASAYAETNGGIGCLMYHGDLNDTRKYTNAGQDLFVRANAAELAAEALNNSKSNRARKRRLALIIVAIVLGVLLLGLCYFFLRRRLATRIGERKRQRRRELLFLNSSTRFSEREASISTKGNKEIRKVDVTFFELSTLLAATDNFSTSNKLGQGGFGPVYKGKLSNGQEIAVKRLSTTSGQGIEELKNEVLLIAKLQHRNLVKLLGCCLEEDENMLIYEFMPNKSLDYFIFDESRKQLLDWKKRFDIILGIARGVLYLHQDSRLRIIHRDLKASNILLDEKMNPRISDFGTARVFGGEEILAITKRVVGTYGYMSPEYALDGVFSTKSDVFSFGVILLEIITGKKNTRIFNDDDSSNLIKYAWELWSDNKALEIVDSSMANSCLASEALRCIQVGLLCV, encoded by the exons ATGAATCCTGCAAAATTGTTACTGAACACTTTACTTTTCTTCCAAGTTTCTCAAATCTCCACTTCCATTGATACCATATCATTAAGCCAGCCCATCAAAGATAGTGATGTTATAGTCTCGAGCAGAAAAATCTACGCGCTTGGATTTTTCAGTCCAGGAAACTCTGTAAAACGATACGTCGGAATATGGTACAATCAAATTTCCGAGCAAACACTTGTCTGGGTCGCAAACAGAGACAATCCTATCAACGGTACATTTGGGGTCCTCTCAGTCAACATTAAAGGAAACCTTGTACTGTACGAAAGCAACCAAAGTACGGTTCCCGTCTGGCAGGCAAATATTTCGGACGCGTCAACGGGCAACAGTGTGGCTCAGCTTTTAGACTCGGGAAATCTTGTTTTAGTTCGAAATGACACCGGAGAAACGCTGTGGCAAAGTTTTGATCATCCTACAGATACTGTGCTTCcaaatatgaaatttggatGGGACAAACGAACCGGTCTTAACAGGTACTTAACAGCTTGGAAATCCCCGGACGACCCTGGAAGCGGGAATTTTTCTCTCACGTTGGACCGTGCTGGATTTCCTCAACCGTTATTATACAAAGGTGATGTCAAGTTGTGGCGGGCCGGACCTTGGACGGGCCAAAGGTTTAGCGGTACACCCGAAATGACCAGAACTTTCATCTTCAATATTACTTACATTGATAATCAAGATGAAGTATACCTTTGTGATGGTCTAAATGACCTCTCTACAATAGCGAGAATGATACTGAATGAGACCGGATTTCTGCAACGTTTTACCTGGAATAATCGGGATCGTAGATGGATCGGGTACTGGACAGCCCCGGCGGAGCGGTGTGACTATTACGGGTATTGCGGGCCAAATAGTAATTGCAACCTGAATCTTACAAATGGGTTTGAGTGCACGTGCCTGCCCGGGTTCGAACCCAAGTATCCAAAAGAATGGTTCTTGAGAGATGGGTCAGGTGCGTGCAAGAGGAAACCGGGGACGTCCACGTGTCAGAAAGGGGAAGGGTTTATAAAGTTAGAACGTGTGAAGTTGCCGGATACTTCGGTTGCAGTAAACGTGGACATGAATTTGGGACTAAAAGCGTGCGAGGAAAAGTGCCTGAGTAATTGTTCGTGCGTGGCTTACGCAAGTGCGTATGCTGAGACTAATGGAGGAATTGGTTGCTTGATGTACCATGGAGATTTGAATGATACAAGAAAGTACACAAATGCTGGTCAAGATTTATTTGTACGTGCTAACGCGGCTGAATTAG CTGCAGAGGCACTGAACAACTCAAAGAGCAATCGAGCAAGAAAGAGGAGGCTTGCTCTTATTATCGTCGCTATTGTGCTTGGAGTGCTTCTGCTGGGCTTATGCTACTTTTTCCTGCGGAGAAGGCTTGCTACAAGGATAG GTGAGAGGAAAAGACAAAGACGACGtgaattgttatttttgaattcaagCACAAGATTTTCTGAACGTGAGGCCTCCATTAGTACTAAAGGCAACAAAGAAATTAGGAAAGTAGATGTGACATTCTTTGAACTAAGCACACTGCTAGCAGCAACAGATAATTTTTCCACTTCTAATAAGCTTGGACAAGGAGGCTTTGGTCCAGTATACAAG GGTAAGCTATCGAATGGACAGGAGATAGCTGTCAAAAGATTATCAACAACATCAGGACAAGGAATTGaggaattaaaaaatgaggTCTTACTGATAGCAAAACTTCAACACAGAAATCTTGTAAAGCTCTTGGGTTGTTGTttagaagaagatgaaaatatGTTAATCTATGAGTTCATGCCTAACAAAAGCTTGGACTACTTTATTTTTG ATGAATCAAGGAAGCAATTGTTAGATTGGAAAAAGCGctttgatataattttaggGATAGCTCGAGGGGTCCTATATCTACATCAAGATTCGAGGTTAAGAATTATCCATCGAGACTTAAAAGCTAGTAATATTCTTCTGGATGAAAAGATGAACCCTAGAATCTCAGATTTTGGTACAGCCAGAGTATTTGGAGGAGAGGAGATATTAGCAATTACAAAAAGGGTGGTTGGAACGTA TGGCTATATGTCACCAGAGTATGCACTGGATGGCGTATTCTCTACGAAATCAGATGTCTTCAGTTTTGGAGTCATATTATTGGAGATTATAACTGGCAAGAAGAACACTAGAATTTTTAACGATGATGATTCCTCAAATCTGATAAAATAT GCATGGGAACTCTGGAGTGATAACAAGGCCCTGGAGATAGTTGACTCGTCCATGGCTAATTCATGTCTTGCTTCCGAAGCTTTGCGATGCATTCAAGTAGGACTCTTGTGTGTGTAA